One Aegilops tauschii subsp. strangulata cultivar AL8/78 chromosome 7, Aet v6.0, whole genome shotgun sequence genomic window carries:
- the LOC141028126 gene encoding chitinase-like protein 1: MGMVRAASFLLLLALLAAADARRQKGGETACDKGWECSGSRFCCNETITDYFKAYQFEELFAKRNSSLAHATGFWDYQAFITAAALFEPRGFGTTGGREMSMKEVAAFLGHVGAKTSCGYSLADGGSLAWGLCYNHEMSPSQSYCDDSNELYRCAEGVEYYGRGTLPVYWNYNYGIMGKGIKQDLLNHPELLEQNATLAFEAAIWRWMTPMKRKQPSAHDAFVGNWKPTKKDTLSKRYPGFGATMNILYGDAICGKGSIDNMNGIISHYQHYLDLMGVGAQHSGDNLDCADQVPFNPSSKSPDS; this comes from the exons ATGGGGATGGTGCGGGCGGCGTCGTTTCTGCTCCTGTTGGCGCTGCTCGCGGCGGCGGACGCAAGGAGGCAGAAGGGCGGCGAGACGGCGTGCGACAAGGGGTGGGAGTGCAGCGGCAGCAGGTTCTGCTGCAACGAGACCATCACCGACTACTTCAAGGCCTACCAGTTCGAGGAGCTCTTCGCCAAGCGCAACAGCTCCCTCGCCCACGCCACCGGCTTCTGGGACTACCAGGCCTTCATCACCGCCGCGGCCCTCTTCGAGCCTCGTGGGTTCGGCACCACCGGCGGCAGGGAGATGAGCATGAAGGAGGTCGCCGCCTTCCTCGGCCACGTCGGCGCCAAGACCTCGT GTGGATATAGTCTAGCTGACGGTGGTTCATTGGCTTGGGGTCTTTGCTACAACCATGAAATGAGCCCAAGCCAGAGCTACTGTGACGACAGCAATGAATTATACCGTTGTGCTGAAGGAGTTGAGTACTATGGTCGAGGCACCCTTCCTGTTTACTG GAACTACAACTATGGTATCATGGGTAAGGGTATCAAGCAGGATCTGTTGAACCACCCAGAGTTATTGGAACAGAATGCCACACTAGCATTTGAAGCAGCGATCTGGAGGTGGATGACTCCAATGAAGAGGAAGCAGCCATCAGCCCATGATGCCTTTGTTGGCAACTGGAAACCAACCAAGAAAGATACTTTGTCCAAGAGGTATCCTGGCTTCGGTGCGACAATGAACATTTTGTATGGTGATGCCATCTGTGGTAAAGGGTCCATTGATAATATGAATGGCATTATATCCCACTATCAACATTATCTTGATTTGATGGGAGTTGGTGCTCAGCACTCTGGAGATAACTTGGATTGTGCCGACCAAGTGCCATTCAATCCATCATCAAAGAGTCCCGACTCATAA
- the LOC109786189 gene encoding putative L-ascorbate peroxidase 6 has translation MELTNIPHLSSSSSFFFSSCRSRRRTGKAVITALAAGSRCSADSACPEPIEQHNVDSLSVASGPANTQCYRRRGFAAVALLPFLLPHVDMASAADSYDGSIIQNGVRNVLTKVKAAGVLRLVFHDAGTFDISDKSGGMNGSIIYEADRPENAGLSKSLKILRKAKEGIDQVQQVSWADLIAVAGAEAVALCGGPEISIRLGRLDSSTADPTGKLPEETLDVVALKTSFGKKGFSTQEMVVLSGAHTIGGKGFGNPNAFDNAYFKVLLEKPRPTSSGMPIGLPTDWALTEDDECLRWIDIYAEDEDKFFADFRDAYTKLVNSGASWRTA, from the exons ATGGAGCTCACCAACATCCCCCATCTttcctcctcctccagcttcttcttctcCAGCTGCAG AAGTAGAAGAAGAACTGGGAAGGCTGTGATAACAGCGCTTGCTGCTGGTAGTAGGTGCAGTGCTGATTCTGCATGCCCAGAGCCCATTGAACAGCATAATGTAGACAGCCTTTCAG TGGCCTCAGGTCCTGCAAATACCCAATGTTATAGAAGGAGGGGTTTTGCTGCTGTTGCTCTGCTCCCTTTTCTACTTCCTCACGTTGATATGGCGAGTGC GGCTGACTCATATGATGGATCAATTATTCAAAACGGTGTGAGGAATGTCTTAACCAAGGTGAAAGCAGCTGGCGTGCTTCGTTTGGTTTTCCATGATGCAGGGACTTTTGATATTAGTGACAAATCAG GTGGCATGAATGGCTCCATAATCTATGAAGCTGACAGACCTGAAAATGCAGGACTTAGTAAATCCTTAAAG ATACTACGAAAAGCAAAAGAAGGGATCGACCAGGTTCAGCAAG TGTCATGGGCGGACTTGATCGCAGTGGCTGGTGCTGAAGCAGTTGCACTCTGTGGAGGGCCTGAAATTTCCATAAGATTAGGCCGTTTAGATTCCAG CACTGCTGATCCTACCGGTAAACTTCCTGAAGAAACATTGGATGTTGTGGCCTTGAAAACGTCATTTGGCAAAAAGGGCTTTTC GACACAGGAGATGGTCGTTTTATCTGGAGCTCACACAATTGGGGGTAAAGGATTCGGGAATCCAAATGCTTTTGATAACGCCTATTTCAAAGTACTCCTTGAGAAGCCACGGCCGACTTCAT CTGGCATGCCGATAGGGCTGCCCACGGACTGGGCACTCACTGAAGATGATGAATGCTTAAG GTGGATCGATATCTACGCGGAGGACGAGGATAAATTTTTCGCCGACTTCAGAGATGCATACACCAAGCTTGTAAATAGCGGAGCCTCGTGGAGAACAGCTTAG
- the LOC109786192 gene encoding uncharacterized protein, which produces MRPTAAATKPSFLLAGHQPFPTSSRAAGVAAAAADPCKPPKKSRRTGRSWRAASAGSNGADGSDERGQSVSTVATTPSGRRARLSARRRESIRLLDGLPGQGGIGEFLRHPAGVESLLNTRALQSFAPVEPESESGPAGAFRCTLHPMGFLGFQVAPVLDLRVTPTRDDCTVEMLSCRFEGSDSIEQQNELFSAVMRNRITWGDNGDQEPCLDIDVNLEVTLEVYTKPFSLLPLSAVEKPGNLLMQGLLDRLVPMLGEQLLRDYHSWVQQQAQSSSS; this is translated from the exons ATGAGGCCCACCGCAGCAGCAACCAAGCCTTCCTTCCTCCTCGCCGGACACCAACCATTCCCGACCTCGTCAAGGGCAGCAggggtagcagcagcagcagccgatCCATGCAAGCCGCCCAAGAAGTCTAGGCGCACTGGCCGGTCATGGCGAGCCGCATCGGCAGGTAGTAACGGCGCCGACGGCAGCGATGAGCGCGGCCAGTCCGTGTCGACGGTGGCGACGACGCCGTCAGGGAGGCGGGCCCGGCTgtcggcgcggcggcgggagagCATCAGGCTCCTGGACGGGCTGCCGGGCCAGGGCGGCATCGGCGAGTTCCTGCGGCACCCCGCCGGCGTGGAGTCCCTGCTCAACACCCGGGCGCTGCAGAGCTTCGCGCCGGTGGAGCCGGAGTCGGAGTCGGGCCCGGCCGGCGCCTTCAGGTGCACGCTGCACCCCATGGGCTTCCTCGGCTTCCAGGTCGCCCCGGTCCTGGACCTCCGCGTCACCCCGACCCGCGACGACTGCACCGTAGAGATGCTCTCCTGCAGG TTTGAGGGTTCGGACTCGATCGAACAGCAGAATGAGCTCTTTTCAG CGGTTATGAGGAACCGAATAACATGGGGAGACAATGGTGATCAGGAGCCATGCTTGGACATCGATGTCAATTTGGAGGTCACTCTGGAG GTGTACACGAAGCCATTCAGCTTGCTCCCGCTGTCGGCAGTGGAGAAACCAGGCAACCT GCTGATGCAAGGGCTGCTTGACAGGCTTGTCCCGATGCTGGGCGAGCAGCTGCTGAGGGACTACCATTCCTGGGTTCAGCAGCAGGCCCAGTCTTCATCCTCATGA